One Roseimaritima multifibrata DNA window includes the following coding sequences:
- a CDS encoding DUF1592 domain-containing protein → MVLDDFFRRPFVKVTLLLLACISCPDVSIAATPKTTLQSFVTKHCSACHDSDAKEAGLDLVGLAGADPSSEGLSAWKQVREAILQQRMPPKGEERPEENEIARFQAAILEHASQLPADRYASLRRLNRREYENTVRDLLGIDASLVDLLPEDGSVQGFDNVADGLSISSVLMEQYLEAANHAFDSVIRRIEPLPVETRHVRLLDVNDNQESVKKKKGGVIEVDGALVKFTPGWPPARVDPVHPIEDGVYRCRVAVWPIDPSDRTLAVAVYVGSLFGTESRRFIGIFDVTGSAEQPRIIEFTSPIEEGHSIHVLPRIWPEHITYRDKHEPRPGVAIAWAETTGPLDQDFPSLAQQRLFGDVDSISLVPAETVWMRHRKGVQRHVVDSSQPRQDAERILHDLIPRAFRRPVSDEEMQPFVQLTLDRLEAGRTFEQAVRSGVTAVLCAPQFLLLNQPPVAAGPSARQTCQQYNLASRMSYFLWSTMPDDRLLKLAAANRLIDPEVRNAEVDRMLKDPRSQHFVQNFTGQWLRLREIEDTTPDTKLYPEFDPLLQEAMVQETTRFFRHVLDENLSVQQFVDSDFTFLNERLARHYGLSLKDNPALRGHENYEKVALPKTSVRGGVLAQASLLKVTANGTTTSPVTRGLWVLDGLLGQVMPPPPPGIPAVEPDIRGATTIREQMRLHSGNQSCAKCHQWIDPPGFALEEFDAIGGHRDFYRSIGEGEKISGPKLSYLKGPPVISSVSLPSEQTVDGFQNFRAMLALNPQRIATSLAAKLFVYGTGRPVTLADQGTIEALVTQSKAEPYGLKSLVKSVVNSPGFVDP, encoded by the coding sequence ATGGTTCTTGATGACTTCTTTCGGCGGCCGTTCGTCAAGGTAACGCTGTTGCTGCTTGCTTGCATTTCTTGTCCGGACGTTTCGATCGCGGCTACGCCGAAAACTACTTTGCAGTCGTTTGTGACGAAACATTGCTCGGCCTGCCATGATTCGGATGCCAAAGAAGCGGGGTTGGACTTGGTTGGGCTAGCCGGTGCGGATCCTTCAAGCGAGGGCCTGTCCGCTTGGAAGCAGGTTCGCGAGGCAATCCTTCAGCAACGGATGCCTCCCAAAGGTGAAGAACGCCCCGAGGAAAACGAAATCGCTCGATTTCAAGCGGCGATCCTGGAGCACGCGTCCCAACTTCCCGCCGATCGCTATGCCTCGCTCCGCCGATTGAATCGCCGTGAGTACGAAAACACGGTTCGTGATCTGCTGGGAATCGATGCCTCGCTGGTCGATCTGTTGCCCGAGGACGGAAGCGTTCAGGGATTTGACAACGTCGCCGACGGGTTAAGCATTTCGTCGGTCTTGATGGAGCAATACTTGGAAGCGGCGAATCACGCTTTTGACAGCGTCATCCGCAGAATCGAGCCACTTCCCGTGGAAACACGCCATGTCCGCTTGTTGGATGTGAACGACAATCAAGAATCGGTGAAAAAGAAAAAGGGGGGCGTGATCGAAGTCGATGGAGCGCTGGTGAAGTTCACTCCGGGGTGGCCGCCGGCTCGTGTCGATCCCGTGCATCCGATTGAAGATGGGGTGTATCGATGTCGCGTAGCGGTGTGGCCTATCGATCCCAGTGATCGAACGTTGGCCGTCGCGGTTTATGTGGGCAGCCTGTTTGGAACGGAAAGCCGTCGCTTCATCGGTATCTTTGACGTCACCGGTTCAGCCGAACAGCCTCGGATTATCGAATTCACTTCCCCGATAGAAGAAGGCCATTCGATCCATGTGCTGCCTCGTATTTGGCCCGAACACATCACTTACCGCGATAAGCATGAACCTCGTCCTGGGGTGGCCATTGCCTGGGCAGAGACCACTGGACCGCTTGATCAAGATTTTCCTTCGCTTGCTCAGCAGCGTCTGTTCGGCGATGTCGATTCAATATCTTTGGTTCCCGCTGAAACGGTTTGGATGAGGCATCGCAAAGGTGTTCAGCGGCATGTGGTCGATTCTTCGCAACCCCGGCAAGACGCTGAGCGGATCCTGCACGATCTGATCCCCCGCGCATTTCGCCGTCCGGTAAGCGATGAAGAAATGCAGCCGTTTGTGCAGTTGACGCTTGATCGTTTGGAGGCGGGCCGGACGTTCGAACAAGCCGTCCGCTCGGGCGTTACCGCAGTCCTCTGTGCGCCTCAGTTTTTACTTCTCAATCAGCCCCCCGTCGCCGCCGGTCCCAGTGCTCGGCAAACGTGCCAGCAGTACAACCTTGCTTCAAGGATGTCCTACTTCTTGTGGTCGACCATGCCCGACGACCGGTTGTTAAAGCTGGCTGCAGCCAATCGATTGATCGACCCAGAGGTTCGGAATGCGGAAGTCGATCGGATGTTAAAAGATCCCCGCAGTCAGCATTTCGTCCAGAATTTTACCGGCCAGTGGCTCCGATTGCGGGAAATCGAAGATACAACGCCCGACACGAAACTCTACCCCGAATTCGATCCGCTGCTCCAAGAAGCGATGGTGCAAGAAACAACGCGATTCTTTCGCCATGTGCTTGATGAGAACCTAAGTGTTCAGCAGTTCGTTGATTCCGATTTTACTTTCTTGAATGAACGTTTGGCTAGGCATTATGGCCTCTCTCTGAAGGACAACCCTGCCCTTCGTGGACATGAGAATTACGAAAAGGTCGCGTTGCCGAAAACGAGCGTTCGCGGCGGCGTGCTTGCTCAGGCAAGCCTGCTAAAAGTGACAGCGAACGGAACGACGACCTCGCCAGTGACACGTGGTTTGTGGGTTCTGGACGGTTTGCTTGGGCAGGTGATGCCGCCACCGCCGCCAGGGATCCCCGCAGTCGAGCCGGATATTCGCGGGGCCACAACCATTCGCGAACAAATGCGACTGCATAGCGGGAACCAATCTTGTGCGAAATGTCATCAGTGGATCGACCCGCCAGGGTTTGCTCTGGAGGAATTTGATGCCATCGGTGGGCATCGGGATTTTTATCGCTCCATTGGTGAGGGCGAAAAAATCAGCGGCCCCAAGCTCAGCTATTTAAAAGGGCCGCCGGTGATCTCGTCGGTATCATTGCCCTCGGAACAAACGGTTGATGGCTTCCAAAATTTCCGAGCGATGTTGGCTTTAAACCCACAGCGAATCGCAACCTCGCTAGCGGCCAAGTTGTTCGTGTATGGAACAGGGCGGCCGGTTACGCTTGCCGATCAAGGGACCATCGAAGCGTTGGTCACGCAGTCGAAAGCAGAGCCGTATGGTTTAAAGTCGTTAGTGAAGTCCGTGGTCAACAGCCCAGGGTTTGTCGACCCTTAG
- a CDS encoding Gfo/Idh/MocA family protein, whose amino-acid sequence MGVNAPLNRKLRMGLVGGGPGSFIGRVHSIGACLDNRAEVVAGALSSNPERAKQGAADYNIDPDRAYGSYEEMFEAESKLPDDTRIDFVSVTTPNHTHFDIAKEAVEAGFNVICDKPMTFDLAQAEALQAAVEASDVVFAVSHNYTGYPLIRQARAMIQNGDLGEIQAIRVQYIQGWLRDKIEAEDQKQAAWRTDPTKSGAAGAFGDIATHAYNLGRYMTGLLPDQISCHLKTFVPGRALDDYGTAVIRYENGCLGTVTASQISHGRENDVLIEIDGTKGSLQWRQENPNEMYVRANGQPHKIYTRDPNAPYMTPAGAAACRLPAGHPEGFFEAFANIYGSAFDAMIERAEGKSFEKRDTIYPNVYDGVEGMFFIQQCVASSQQDAAWLSLKHAAARR is encoded by the coding sequence ATGGGCGTGAATGCTCCTCTAAACCGCAAACTTCGCATGGGCTTGGTCGGAGGCGGACCGGGTTCGTTTATTGGGCGTGTCCATTCGATTGGGGCCTGCCTTGATAATCGTGCCGAGGTTGTTGCGGGAGCCCTTTCAAGCAACCCCGAACGGGCCAAGCAAGGGGCGGCCGACTACAACATCGATCCTGATCGAGCCTACGGGTCCTACGAGGAGATGTTCGAGGCGGAAAGCAAACTGCCGGATGACACGCGGATCGATTTTGTGAGTGTCACGACTCCGAATCACACGCATTTCGATATCGCCAAAGAGGCGGTTGAAGCGGGATTCAATGTGATTTGTGATAAACCGATGACTTTTGATCTGGCTCAAGCCGAAGCATTGCAGGCTGCGGTCGAAGCGTCCGACGTCGTCTTTGCCGTTTCGCATAACTACACCGGCTATCCGCTCATCCGCCAGGCTCGAGCGATGATCCAGAATGGAGATCTGGGCGAAATCCAAGCGATTCGAGTCCAATACATCCAAGGTTGGTTACGCGACAAAATCGAGGCCGAAGACCAGAAACAAGCGGCTTGGCGAACCGATCCGACCAAGAGTGGTGCGGCTGGGGCTTTTGGCGATATTGCCACCCACGCGTACAACCTCGGGCGATATATGACCGGGCTGCTTCCCGACCAGATCAGTTGCCATCTGAAAACGTTTGTTCCTGGACGGGCCCTCGATGACTATGGGACCGCCGTGATCCGCTACGAAAATGGATGCCTGGGAACGGTCACCGCTTCGCAGATTAGCCATGGCCGCGAAAATGATGTGCTGATTGAAATTGATGGGACTAAGGGATCCTTGCAGTGGCGACAAGAAAATCCCAATGAGATGTACGTGCGGGCCAATGGCCAGCCGCACAAGATCTACACTCGCGATCCAAACGCTCCCTACATGACGCCAGCGGGGGCCGCAGCCTGCCGATTGCCGGCCGGCCATCCTGAAGGCTTTTTCGAAGCCTTCGCAAATATTTACGGTTCGGCATTTGACGCGATGATCGAGCGGGCCGAAGGGAAGTCGTTTGAAAAACGGGATACCATTTATCCGAACGTCTATGACGGCGTCGAAGGTATGTTCTTCATCCAACAGTGCGTGGCAAGTAGTCAGCAAGACGCCGCTTGGCTGTCACTGAAACATGCCGCAGCCCGCCGGTAA
- the ispD gene encoding 2-C-methyl-D-erythritol 4-phosphate cytidylyltransferase, translated as MNSLPVPPAGSVAAILPAAGQSRRFSKAGEKKVFARLGAWPVWQHAVERLRRSPAVGPIIIAIADEDQPLWDLERETLQRLGVLLCAGGQERSDSVREGLRLAAESPMVAIHDAARPLVPDADIAAVIAAAWKSGAALLATPVRGTLKRQTPESAGCVTVSREHLWEALTPQVFRTEVLQSAYDRWQGRPVTDDAQLVERSGVAVEMVPGSAVNLKITQPEDLQVAAALLAAAAV; from the coding sequence ATGAATTCTTTGCCTGTTCCACCTGCCGGATCGGTTGCTGCGATTTTGCCAGCTGCCGGTCAAAGCCGTCGATTTTCGAAGGCTGGCGAAAAAAAGGTCTTTGCTCGTTTAGGGGCATGGCCGGTTTGGCAGCATGCGGTCGAACGCCTGCGACGATCGCCTGCGGTGGGGCCGATCATCATCGCGATCGCTGATGAAGATCAGCCGCTGTGGGACCTTGAACGTGAAACGCTGCAGCGGCTGGGCGTCCTTTTATGTGCAGGCGGGCAGGAGCGATCCGATAGCGTCCGCGAAGGTCTCCGGTTAGCGGCGGAATCTCCCATGGTGGCGATTCATGATGCGGCCAGACCGTTGGTCCCCGATGCCGATATCGCGGCCGTCATCGCCGCGGCGTGGAAGTCGGGGGCGGCTCTGTTGGCGACTCCCGTTCGCGGCACCTTAAAGCGTCAAACGCCCGAATCGGCCGGCTGTGTAACGGTCAGTCGCGAACACCTTTGGGAAGCGCTCACTCCACAGGTCTTCCGAACCGAAGTGTTGCAGTCTGCATACGATCGCTGGCAAGGACGACCCGTTACCGATGATGCTCAATTGGTGGAACGCAGTGGAGTCGCGGTTGAAATGGTTCCGGGGTCGGCCGTGAATTTGAAAATCACCCAGCCCGAAGACTTGCAAGTCGCTGCCGCCTTATTGGCTGCAGCAGCGGTTTAG